The Chroicocephalus ridibundus chromosome 3, bChrRid1.1, whole genome shotgun sequence genome includes the window ACCTCTGAAAACAGATGGAGAAGGTGCTTCCCCACTAGAGAGTTGTGGGCATTTAAAGAGAAATTCCTGCTGGGATTTATTtggtcaaaaaaataaatgtctggtTTATTAATAACACTCAGATACACATGACTCCCCTCATCAAAACCCGAAGCGCATTGCTGCAAAAGGCAAAACTAATACCTAGAGCAAGAAATCATTGCATATCCCTCAAATGACTGGATGGCATTAtattaaaatctacttttttcttctctttttgtttcaaGTTACAAGAGCAAAGGCAAGGCTCCGTACCTTTCCATAATTTAACTGTAGAGCTGCCCCGGCACAATCTCGGCTCTTGCGCTCTCCCTGCAGTTTCCGGATGCAGTCTCAAAGCTGGCGGAAACCAGGGACCATTCCCAGCAGGCAATTTAGGTGAAGCCAATCCATGCTGGAGGCTGAGTTTAATGGTACGGACATGGCTAGACTCTGCCTTTTGGCCTGGAGATAAACCTGGTGCGGGTTAGCTCCCTAGCAGAGATATGACCATCAGGTAGCAAATGTACTCAAAGAGCAGTTAAATTGAGTAACAGCAACTAGCGCTGCTCGTGCCAACCACGAAGCCTACCCGAACCGAACAGCTTCAAGACAGCGTCAGGTTTATGATTTTCTTCCATGCCACAGGGACTCAAAGTTGTGAAAGAGGGTCACGGCTTTGTAAAGTACCTGCTCTGTGGGCATCTGAGTGGGCATCTGCTGGGTAAATCCCACCAGACCCCACTGTGtaccatttcatagaatcatagaatcatagaaggctttaggttggaaggaaccttaaatatcacctagttccaaccccctgccctgggcagggacacctcctactagaccaggttgctccaagccccgcccaacctggccttgaacccctccagggatggggcacccacagcttctctgggcaacctgggacaccgtctcaccgccctcagagtgaaaaatttcttcctaatatctcatctaaatctccactttttcattttaaaaccattcgccctcatcccgtggctcccctccctgctccagagtccctccccagctttcctggagcccctttaggcactggaaggggctggaaggtctcccccgagccttctcttctccaggctgaacccccccagctctctcagcctgtcctcccagcagaggggctccagccctctgatcatcttcatggcctcctctggaccttctcacataggtccatgtccttcttgtgcttgTGATTCCCTGAGGGATCCCATCACATAGCATCAGCTTCCAAATGATCTGCACAGAATGACCATCCATGAGCACAGCAGCGTATAGCTTTTTTTATCGCGCTGTAGAGTGACTGCCACCAAGCCTCAGCAGGCAAGCACAGGACATATGACACAGAAACGTTGATCGAGCTGCTGTGGCCGAACACGTTGCACAAATGGAGGTGTCCCAAGGCGGTTTGCTTGCAGCTCAGCACATTTCCCAAAGCGATGCTGCAATATTTTGAAAGCGATACCTCAGTTCCTTATAGGAGGATGGTAACGAAGAGGATTCATAGGACCTCCCCAACACTCTCCAAAGCTGTGGGGACTGTCTGATTCGCCAACAGAAGGCTGTGAAGACCAAGCGTCCTTCACCACCCTCCAGAAACAGTATAAAACCAAGCTCTGCTCTTTCATCTTAATGCATCTGAACGGCTGACACAGATCCAAGGACTGTTCCAACCTAGAGCTTCCTCTTACCTGGTAATGACTGAAATCTTCTCATTATTCATCCTCTCTAAAGAAGTTCTGTCATTCTTAAATGGGCTGGAGACtttatatttttcatgtatttcactgTTACTGCCCTAACTGTGCAGTGACTCTGGTCTACAAAGGGTCATTTCTAGAGATTTCAAATATCAATAAGGGAGAAGAGTTTTTGTTGGCCGAGGGAAGAGAGCTGAGAggaaatgcaaacacacagaaatttatCTTGGAAATCATGTAATTCTTGAGGTGAAAGAAATGCAACAGCCTGTAAGCAAGAATGGAGAGAAGCTGGATTTTAACGGTGAAGGagctttttatgccttttttttttattagaaaagtttGATAATGCAcattgggttgtttttttgtataaatatagtaaaaattgtcttatttttcttactgaattAACAGCTTTATCTTCCATAAGTCAAATCAATTTTATTGCAATGTATTACAAAGGATCAACTAATCTAGGATAAATGTGTGATTAATTAACATGGTAATTAAAAGGGGATTTTCTGCCAGAAGTTTCATGCTGTGACACAATCTTATGTACGCTCCAGGGAACCCTCAGGACAATAGACATTATTAAAGAGAAAGTGCATAATAACTCTTGTAAATAACACTTGGTCTTGAAGAACATTTCTGTATGTCACTTCTCAGCCCACTGGGACTGTGGAGGGACAACCCCCTCACTAATGTCTTGGTCTTCTTTCTCTGTAGTGACGGGAGTTCCCAATCCACCCTCTGCCatgaaaatcttttgctttctctttgctctcctcTTGGTGATATTTCACGGAGCTGCAGGTAAGGTGTAAATGAAGATGAGGGGCTATAGAGAAGGAGAGACTGGTGTCTTATAAAGGTCTCCTATCTCCTTTGGGAAGCGGCCAAGCTGCTTCTAGCAAAGAAACTTCGCATACATCACCAAAACTTGGTGGCAGATTACTGATGATACATGAAATTAGCATGTAAACGTTCCAATCATCAATTCAGAGCATTTGCCACCCCTCTGAAAAACCAGTCTAAGTTGAAAGCACTAAGAGCAAGCCCAAAATACCATTCAGCACCAGCATTTTCCCCATTAAAGCTTGCCAACTCTTGTACTTAAATCACTTACATTGTCTCTGGGTCACCCTACAGCAAACCACTCATAATCAGAGAGTCTTaagccacacagaaaaaaagcaatctgtCTCTGTGCTCTCCAAAAATCCTTTGCTTCAGGACCTTTTTCTGGGGTGGGGAGGCAGAAGATCATGAGTTAAAATTGAAATGCTTGCTGGTAGCTTCTGCTCAGTGGAGAAACCAGTGCAACCATAAATGATAAGTGTAAGGCTGTGCCTGTTGGGGGGATGCAAGGGGGTCTGGAACCCAAAATCCACCTTATTGTCCAGCAAAAGGGACTGTGTTTAAACACCATCCCTGAAAACTGCACAAGTACAGTGCAGGGCACTGTTTGCACAAACAAGTGCCAGGGGATGTTTGAGGTTGATCTCTGTGGGAATAGGATGGGAAGTGCCCTCTGGGGAGTAAGGATGGAAAAAGACTGTGATGAATTGCAGAAGACCAGAACCATGAAAGAACTGTCATATATACTTGCCTGATCTTATTCTTACCCGGGTCTCTATTAGTAGCTGTTCTCATAGAAAAGACACTGGGCAAAGCGTTCCTTTGGTCTAGACCAGAATAGTTGCTTCATGTCCTTATTTAATATATGCACGGTGGACATTTGGGCTGTTTTCCATAAGACCTATCTTCTGGGTATGGTAAAGCAAAAAATTTATctggaagaaagtgtttctgagaGCTGAGGCTGCTCACAATCATCTCTGCAATGTCCCACAGATAGTTTGGGACCAGAAGTGCTTTATTCAGCCTTCCCAATGTTCCTTTAACTGCTGCCTGGGATTTTCTGGGTACTGCTGTGTGTGAATGCACCACAAAACTCATGTGCTGCGAATCTAACACACCAGGGATGCAGTGGATCTCCTCTACACGCATAATATTCATGGTCTGTTTGCTGAAATAAGCTCTCCACTTTCTGGATACTCTGGGCTTAGTGCTGTTGCATGGGCAACCTGTGAAACTGGAGTTAACTGGTTCATGTGGAGGCAATCAGGTGCATCCAGAACGCATCAGCCTCCCAGGCTACATCCAAATCAACCAAACAGGGACAGGCAACATGCTGCCTAATTGGTAGTCTGCTCCCTAAGGTAATTTTGACCCCTGACAACTAGCACTTTCATGGATAAAAACTGTTCTGGGAATAGCACAAGGTGGTGGCCATTCCCAAAAGGCAGTTTGTACGTGGATATGTTATTTTCATGGGTAAGAAAGTTTATCCATGTGGATAAGAGCAATGCCACGCTGCCTGGCCTCAGACCCAAAGGGCAATGCCTGGAGTGCTGTATTTCCTAGCATGGAAGTGGTCATTCTGCATGCATTGTTGAGTTTATCCATGTATGATGGCCATCTATATGGACTGCTAGACACCAGGACCTGTTTTGAGGCCTGGGTGGAATTTATACGGAGAGAAATAGGCCAAATCTATGGAAATCCAGATGCACAGAAATCCTCatatttctgcttctggaagTGGCAGCCCCTCAGCTGAGCTGGTGCATCTCTCCTTAATTGTGACCTGCAAGACTTTAGGAGCTGCGAAGTGTCCACATaaccaggtctctggtgcctgtcCCTGAAATCCAAGTTCCTAAGGGAGTCCTGGGCTTGGAGACGGAGTTCTTACATCTGAAGAAAGGATTAGAGCATTTAGAAGCAGAGCTTGACTGTTCTGCCTGTAGACATCCTCCCTGAGGGTTGCATTAGGACCTTCATGACTTCAGGCACCGGTATGACATGGTGTCAGTGACCAGGAATgtagaaaaatgcaaaaccctGCCAGAAACAACTGAAACAACTCTCTcctgcatttgtttgtttgtttgtttgtttatttgtttgtttttcttttaaggcacAGGCTTTGCACGACCTCGAAGACCTTTTTTGAGATGTGGGTATCGTGGGACTTTCTGCATCCCTGGGATGTGCCCTCATGGCAACGCTTATCTGGGGGTGTGCCGTTCAGGTTATTCTTGCTGTAAATGGTAAGTTTATGATTCAATCAGGGCAAAGAAGACTTTCTAAATTTTCGGTAAAGTTCTGTGTGTGGGGATTTTCCCCATCAACATAAGCCTGAAAACCCTGAAATATTCTTTCCTTTGTGTAGGTTGTAGAGTGGCTAATTACACAGGATCTCCAGGGATCTGGGGATGGTGGCTTCTCACGTCATTGGATTCAGAGAACCGTTGTACCAGTCATCAAAGATTTGTCATTCTTCTTTCAATAAATGCAAGATCTGGGGAGGTTGTATGACTGCTGTGTGTGGTAGTGTCATTCTTCTCTCTAGAAGTGTTATTTCCCTTTAGAAGTTTGAACAAGAATTCTGAAATCGAGTTAAACCTACCAGGAATGCTTAGTTcaccaaaatattttcccctcctGGGCTGCTGGTCGAATGAGCGCTGGCATGTTCTCCACCCATGCTTGCTAGGAATCTTCTCCCATGACCAAAGCTGGGGTCAGTCACTTTTTCCATAGGGAGTATGAAATTCCTCTCTGGTGTGATTCTTCACAGCACCTCTGCTCTGAAAACTTTCCCACCTCCTGGTCTAGAGTTTCCAGACCTGGGAACAGCCTCCTGGTTTGTTATGGGAAATAAGAAGGATACACTGAGGAGAACAAAAGGAGGTAGATTGACCCCCTTTTAAGATTTGAAACCTGGTTTTACTTTTAGTTGTTTTGGCTGACATAAATTTGGAGTTAATCTGCAAAATTCTTATCAGCTGCAGTAGCAAATCAGGAGATAGGAGTTAGACCTACATCATTTCTTGAGACAATGTCAGCATGTATGAAAGGCCAAAACTCCTGCTACTTTAATCAGTCCTCTTGCAAGAGTGTTCTCCTGTCCTGCCCTGAACCCTGATAGAGAACTGAGAAGGTGCAGGTTGCTCAGTGAGCTCCTGTCTCTTGAATGGTCAGGAGCTTCCTTGTGCAGACGCATCACCCTTCAGATTAGCacttggtgcctgcaggcagtaGATAGTTTTCTGCCCTGAGACCAGGTAGCTGGGCAGAGTTCCTGAATGTGCAGCCAAACTCAGCCTCCAAAGCAGGACAACCTCAGCCTGTCCACAACCACCCTGTGCTCATGCTGTCCcttgttggagtggggccagaggaggccccggagacgctgggagggctggaggccttctgctgggaggacaggctgagagagctgggggggttcagcctagagaagagaaggctcgggggagacctttaAGCCCCTTCTagtccctcaagggtctccaggaaagctggggaggaactcGTGATCAGGGgatggagtgataggatgagggggagttttaaactgaaaaagggaagatttagatgtgatatgaggaagaaattccttggtgtgaggggggtgagctcctgtcccaggttgcccagagaagctgtgggtgccccatccctggaggggttcaaggccaggttggacggggcttggagcaacctggtctggtgggaggtgtccctgcccagggcagggggttggaactagatgatctttaaggtcacttcccacctaaaccattctatgattttatgagtCCTGCCCAGTTTACCAGGGACTGAGCCCAGGCCAATGAGCCCTGTGCAAGAATAACTCCAGGGCTAAACACAAGGCAAGGACCTTTTCAAAACAGCAATATGGATGTAGCCTCCCTTCTCCAAGCAGAGGGAATTTAATAACAAACATGGCCTGTGTGAAGGGCAGCACTCGTAGATGCTCAGCAGACGCAGGAGCAGTAATGGTTGCCTTTTTAAGGGAAACAACCAACACGTGCACCTACATGCAAAGGTCTGGCTCAAAGCCCCGAGCTCGCCATTTGTTGCAGAGCCTTTGGCCTCCCTTCAAAGCAGATGTTTCCCCAAATGACTCTGCCACCATTGAAACCACACCCTTGTGAAGGGCAGGAAACTGGGCCAACGGCCACCTCGCAGGGATTCCCCTGGATGGAAACCTGAGGAAGTTGCCAAATGGAACCAAACCAGCAATTTACAGTTTATGTCCTAAGAAGTTTTGCACAATCTGCAGTAGGTGAGTGATTCTTTCACAAGCTGGAATGGCACAAGATGTTTTGCTCAAGGACCGAGGACTTTGCAGAGAAGGTTCAGCCCTTGTTATTTTAGATTCAGCTCTGGAGATGGTGCAGTATTTGTAGCCAGCATCATGCAGAGTACTGTATCATCAAGCTTTTTTAACTCATTGCCACAAATAGCTGCCCTTGCATTTAGCACTGGGGAATGGCTTCGAGAGCCAACTTAGAGTGAAAAACAGGCTGAAACCTCACTCCGTTGGATGGGTGCTGCACGTCCCCCCCCGCTTCTTACCCCAGTTCCACCTCCCCAGCATTCTGGGTGTGTTTGAATTCATCTCACAGCTTTTCCCAGGAGGTAGGGATGCTGCCGAGGATGGAATAGAAAATACTAGACGGatagcagcagagctggtggagtGGGACCTCCCACGCTAAATGCAAGGGTGGGCAGCACCTAAAGCTTATTTCAAATACACGTCAAGCCCTTGGTGGAATGGCTGGTCATGCAAAATCACAGTTTGTGCCACCAGGACTGTACTACATCCCCCAACGGTGCTGCTGTCACTCTTTTAGCACTACTCCTCTTTATCTGCTCAGGTCTGAGAGAGGACTTTTTTTCATGGCACAGAGGCATGAAGAATAGGAAATCTGCACACCCCAGTGCCCCAGCAGCCCTCTGCATGTGAAGCTTCACTGGAGAAGACAGATGCTCCCAGCACCTCACTGGAGGCACAGAAGTGCAGGCAGCACTTTCTGGGTCTCTCTTTTCCATGGTATTTTTGCTTGGTCACAGCTGCTTGGTGTGGACTCACATCCATCTAGAGGTGATGAACGTGGACCAGGATGTGGAGTTGTGagctcagcctgacctcagtgtTCAGGGAGGGCTTGGGTGTGTACCAGTCCCCATAAACAGCTTGGATGCAACTCCCAGGATTAAGACTGAGGTGGCTGGCCTCAGGAACCGGCTGGTTTAGTGTTTGTTTGCACGAGTCCGAAATATCATGGGAGGTGACTAactttcagtgtctttcttgtaatcACAGTacacagaaataacattttcttagAAGCAGGCTGCTGAATTAGCAGTTTTCTCATTTCAGGAGGGATGGTGAATAGATGGGAAGTCTGTACAGAGCAGCCACTGTCATTTGGGGTGGTTTCATCTGTACTTAACATTAGACGACAATGACATCTGTATAAGAGTTGGTCATGCTAAGTTCCTTTTATAGACTATGGCAGAGAAACTGGAGTTTTTTAAGTGGGATTTGCCAGACCTATTTGGGACATCACCATGAAGATGACGTGACTTGTGCTCCATCTGCTATGGAAGGAGTGGGAGGTGAAGAGTGCAGCCCAACTGCTTCATCAGTGCAAAAATCCTCATGTGGCCAGCTGAGTCCTTCCCCTGGTATGTGTTGACAAGTGCTCTTGTTTCAGCTGTGTCACCTCCATCCCCTTGCACACAGCAGCCGGCATTGGCAAGCTGCTCTGCTAAGCAGGATGGTACTTCGGAAGAGCAAAGGCTGGTGGGCTCCTCCTGCACCCTCCACGGCTCCCAACCTTGTGTCACACACAGGTGGGTCACTGCAAGAGGACATCTGTCTCCTGGCAAAGTCCTGGACCAACCTGCTGGGTCCATggctcctctgcttcttccaaaCATGCAGCAGCTGTCTCCCACCATTTCTGCAGTGATTGGATTATATAGGCAGTTGGCATCTTGACAAGGTGGGAGAAGGAAAAACCCAGCTGCTGATCTCCACTGCTGAAATCCCCAGCCCCTGGTAGCCGGGAGGATCATGAGTACTCTTCCAAACATCAGAAGAGGCAACCCAAAACTCAGGCATGAAGCACAGCTCTCTCCAGACAGGCAAGGACTGTCACTTGTCCTGGTGGCATGCTGATCCTACAGCTATAGCTGGAAAAAGCGAAAAGGCCTTGgccctgattttttttgtctgctgacCTCTTGTGGCACCAGAACTGGGAGCAGCTGCATCTGGTGGTCAAGCTTCGTTAAGGCGGCAGTTAACTACCTCTTTGCAGTGTTGCTCTTCAACACATGCAGTAGGTCAGTTTTGGGGTGGTGGAGGAAACGAGAAGCCCTCTTGAGCGCCCTGCTCCTGACCACCATGGCAGATTAGCGTTGCCTGCCAAGAGATCCCCCCCAGAGTCAGACCCTAAAATACTTTGTGCAATTTCCCTCACTGGGGAGAGAAATTGAGGCAGGAAAGAGCAATGAAATATGGTGAGGCATTGGGATAAAAGGTATATTCATGTAACTACTCAGCAAATATACATTATGTAGGAGTatgttttttacatatatatacacacatacatatacttGATGAATATGCAACAAGGctgaaaaaatatacaaagatgGCACCATCAGTATGTTGAGAACCAATAAAGGGTTACACACAGCAAACTCTTAACAAAGTCACAATTAAAGCCTGTCTTTCATGGGACTGCCAGTTGGACGGAGATGTCATCCCGTGTGGCGTCTTCCCCAGTTATTTTCAAGTGAAGCATAGAGAGCACGCTTCACTTGGGGGGAAGAACACAGAGCTCCTTTGTGTTGCAAAAGCCGATTGCTTGCCAAGGTCTAACGAACAGGGATGCAGTGTGTCCCAAGACGTGTCCAGCAAACCACAGCGCCGAGTGGCCCTTACGCAAATCAAGATGACACAAGAACCCGGGCTGGAGGTCTGGGAATCCTTCTCAGAGGCGTCAGAAGGGGAAAGcgatgcttctttttctctggcagggggagaagcaggaaaagaagctttTGGGCTGGAAACTTTGAGCTGTCAGTGATCCCAAGGGACGCTTTGCCACGTGGAGAGACCAGCTGGCTGGGACCAAACTGCTGCTGTCACCGCCGGGAAGCAAGAAGCTGCGGGAGGCTCCTACCCCTTGGCTTTTGAGTGTGTCATCCCACTGGTGACTGGTCTCATCTCCTCCTGGATGGGCTGTCCCCTCTCCTCAGTCCTGTCCCTGTGCAGATACTACATGACACGCAGGCAGGGACCCTCTCATTCATCTCtgcctccttctcttctccccagAGCTGCCGGCGACTCCCAGCCATGCAGATCCTGCCTCTCCTCTGTGCTTTCCTCGTCCTGAtgctccagggagcagcaggTAAGAAATGGTGGGGGGGAACATGGAGGATTTGTCCTTAGTCAATTACTTGTAGGGAGGATTTGCCATCTGTGATGATGAGTCACATGTGACTTCTCCTGTTTGCTGTGGCATTTCCCCTGGGGTACCTCACACCCCATAACTTTGAGAAAAGGCTCCTGGCTGCAGATTCTGCAGCTGGGACCTTGTAACAAAGCTCTTGCACTCCACAGATGAGGTTTTGCTAGATTGTCCGTGCCTCCTGGCCCCTGCCTGTCCAAGTcagcagcacagggcacagcagccctgcaggagaggaggaggagggaggaaggcagatcCTACTTCCACCTTTGAATCCTCCTTTGTGCCATGTGGGACCCAGTAAATGTGTTGGAGACCCTCTCCCAGAGGCTACTGAGGGATGGTAGAGAGAGTCTCCCATCCAAGTGCCGCAAACGTCATGGCTGATTTCTGCTGCAGACACCTGCCTGGGCATTCGTGGCAGGGGATAGACATGGGTTGGGCTAATGCTGGCCACGCCAGCACCAGGGTCTGCTCTCAGAATCTCGGCAGGGCCATGCTGGAAGTCTCCGCTTTCTATGCTCTGCAGGGCTGTCCCGAGCTCGAGGATCACCCCAGGACTGTGAGCGCCGTGGGGGCTTCTGCTCTCACGGCTCGTGCCCTCCAGGGATCGGTCGCATTGGCATTTGCTCCAAGCAAGACTTCTGCTGTCGGAGGTAGGTTCGGGGCTGCCTGAAGGGCTGGGGTTGCTGCCTGTTGGGGTTGGAGGTGAGGCTGATGGAGAAAGAGAGGATAATATGCAGCTTAAGGGCATGGGGACAGCCCTGAGTCCTCACTGCTGCCCTGGTTGGGACAGGCACTGCCAGACGTTTTCTCCTGCAGCCGATGGTATCCCTGATGGCCTCCTGGGTCCCTGGCACCGATCTCTGAGCAGCCCTCTGAGAACACCCTGAGCCCTGCAGTGTGGTCAGGATGATGCTGCACGAAGGCACTAAACACTGCCAGGAGCGGCAGCAACCTCGGACAGCCGGACCATGGTCCAGTGGGAATCCTGTACCCCAGCATCCCCAATACAAGGTGGTGGTTTGCATTCCTGCCAagatgtgtgggtttttttcccagggagCAGCGTGTGCGTGTGTACGTCTCTTTTTTCCCAtgtgtggggaagggcagagaagaTGGGGTGAATTCCTGGTAGGCAGAGACCAACATACACCCCTCCGCCCTCACCTACCCTCTCTCCAAGTTGTCCCCGAGCCACAGCAGCATCCCCACCATTGTTTGTGTGGGACCTACAGGGACCTCAACACCAGCCTCCCCTCTCAGCAAGGACATCCCTGCCCCGCACACTGAGGGTCAGGGATGGGGGTGCTGCTGTGAACCCCCGAACTTCAGTGGGTACCTGCTAGTTCCCATTGGGTCTCATACTTGGTCAGGAGTCCCTGTGGGGCTGTTTCAAAGGACATGGTGCTCTGGTGGCCTTGGGTCCATACCCAGCTCTGGTGCATGGCACCAGGGGGTGTTGTGAGGGTTCAGGGGTAGCTGGGGGGTAGGGGAAGTCATCCTTCCCCTGAGGAAATAGGGGATGGTGGCTGGATCAGGGGGCCACTCAGGAACTTGGGATTGAGTTGGGGGTCAGCGCTGTATGTAGAGGTTCAAGACCTGGGGTTTGGCTGAGGGGGGTCACTTAGGAGCCCAGGACCGTGCTGGGGGTCAGCATTGCTGGCAAGCCTAGGGGCAGACTGATGATGCTCAGATCAGGAAGGCCATGATGGTGTTCACTGCATTGCCATGGGGCAATCATCATGGGGACTGGCAGGGCAGTG containing:
- the LOC134512453 gene encoding gallinacin-4-like gives rise to the protein MKIFCFLFALLLVIFHGAAGTGFARPRRPFLRCGYRGTFCIPGMCPHGNAYLGVCRSGYSCCKW
- the LOC134512454 gene encoding gallinacin-5-like: MQILPLLCAFLVLMLQGAAGLSRARGSPQDCERRGGFCSHGSCPPGIGRIGICSKQDFCCRSRWYP